The region CCACGGCGGAGCTATTGCGCAATTGGCTGGTGATCTATTTGGCCAATCTGGTCGGCGCCCTGGGCTTGGCGTGTTTGGTCTTTCTGTCGAATCAATGGCAACAGAACGGCGACGCGGTCGGCATCAACGCGGTGAAGATTGCCGCCGCCAAAGCGGCGCTGCCGTTCTGGCCGGCATTTTTCAGAGCGGTTCTCTGCAACATCTTGGTTTGTCTCGCGGTTTGGCTAGCGCTCGCCGGCCGCAGCGTTACCGATAAAATTCTCGCCATCGTCTTTCCGATCTCCGCCTTTGTCGCCGCCGGCCTCGAACACAGCGTTGCCAATATGTACTTCATCCCGCTGGGGATCTTGTTACAATCAAAATTGCCAGTTGACGGCGCGGCGCAGCTCTCGTGGATGGGCTTGTGGAACAATCTCTTGCCGGTGACGCTCGGAAATCTTTTTGGCGGCGCCGGGATGGTCGCGCTGGTTTATCGCTGCGTCTATCGACCGGCACGGCATGAAAATCGCTAATAGAAATAACCCGCAAGCTTTGATGGTGAACTCATGAGCGAACCGAATCCTCACCTTGGCATTCTCGTCGGCGGCGGCCCAGCGCCCGGCATCAACGGCGTGATCGGCGCGGTGACCCTGGAAGCGCGCACCCGGGCGCGCAAAGTCATTGGCATCTACGATGGCTTTCAGTGGCTCATGCGCGGCGATAGGACCCACGCGAAGGAGTTGGAGCACGATGACGTCTCGCGCATCCATTTTCAGGGTGGCTCGATCCTCAACACCTCGCGCGCCAACCCGACTAAGAAAGCCGAAGATCTAAAGCGCGTCGTGCAAACTCTCGACGATCTCGGCATCGGCTATCTCGCCACCATCGGCGGCGACGACACCATGTACGCCGCCAGTCAAGTCGCCAAAACCGCCGGCGGCCGAATTCGTATCTGCCATGTGCCGAAGACCATCGACAACGACCTGCCACTGCCAGGCGAAATCCCGACCTTCGGTTTCGAAACCGCGCGGCAGGTTGGCAGCGAGCTGGTGAAAAACTTGATGGAAGACTCGCGCACCACCGGGCGCTGGTACTTCGTCGTAGTGATGGGCCGCGCTGCCGGCCACTTGGCGCTCGGCATCGGCAAAGCCACCGGCGCCACGTTGACCCTTATCCCCGAAGAGTTTCCCGGCCCGATCCACCTCTCGACGGTTTGCGACATTCTCGAAGGGGCGATCCTGAAGCGCAAAGCGCTGTGGAACCGCTCCGATGGCGTCGCCGTGATCGCCGAAGGCTTGCTCGAACATATGCCGGCGGAAGAGCTCAGCAGCATCGACGGCGTGCGTATCGCCCACGATGCCTATGGCCACCTGCGCCTCGCCGAAGTCGATCTCGCCTATATTCTGAAAACCCTTGTGGAGCATCGCTTCGCCGCGCGCCAGAACAGTTTGGCCATCGTCCACAAAAACATCGGCTACGAGCTGCGCTCGGCGGTGCCCATCGCCTTCGACTGCGAATACGTCCGCACCCTCGGCTATGGCGCCGTGGATTTTTTGCTGAACCCCAACGCAACCACGGCGCAACTCGATGGTGCTTTAGTTTGCATCATCGGCGGCAAGCTGGAAAATCTCAGCTTCGCCGCATTGCAAGACCCCAAGACCGGCAAGACCCGGGTGCGCAAAGTCGACATCGAAACACCTTCCTATCGGGTCGCCCGCGAATACATGATTCGCCTGGAGAAAGCGGACTTCATCGACGACGAGAAGCTGCGCATGCTCGCCCAGGCAGCTTCGTCGGCCAGCCATTTCTGCGCGCCCAATGAGTTTTACGATCGCTATTGCTACTTAACCAGAGACCTGAGGGGCAATCTCTAAGAAACAGGAGCATCGATGGCAACCAAAATCGGTATCAACGGCTTCGGCCGCATCGGCAGACTGGTGCTGCGCACACTGATCGAGCGCTACAAGAAAGAGTTCAACGTCGTCGCCATCAACGAATTGGCCGACCTGAAGACCAACGCCCAT is a window of Deltaproteobacteria bacterium DNA encoding:
- a CDS encoding formate/nitrite transporter family protein — protein: MSEIFGFDAYAPKEIAERVENVGVTKARLLLLQQVILGVLAGGFIGLGAFYFNLVTSDTTLGFAASRVLGGVVFSLGLILVVVAGAELFTGNNLLVMAWASRRISTAELLRNWLVIYLANLVGALGLACLVFLSNQWQQNGDAVGINAVKIAAAKAALPFWPAFFRAVLCNILVCLAVWLALAGRSVTDKILAIVFPISAFVAAGLEHSVANMYFIPLGILLQSKLPVDGAAQLSWMGLWNNLLPVTLGNLFGGAGMVALVYRCVYRPARHENR
- a CDS encoding 6-phosphofructokinase, with translation MSEPNPHLGILVGGGPAPGINGVIGAVTLEARTRARKVIGIYDGFQWLMRGDRTHAKELEHDDVSRIHFQGGSILNTSRANPTKKAEDLKRVVQTLDDLGIGYLATIGGDDTMYAASQVAKTAGGRIRICHVPKTIDNDLPLPGEIPTFGFETARQVGSELVKNLMEDSRTTGRWYFVVVMGRAAGHLALGIGKATGATLTLIPEEFPGPIHLSTVCDILEGAILKRKALWNRSDGVAVIAEGLLEHMPAEELSSIDGVRIAHDAYGHLRLAEVDLAYILKTLVEHRFAARQNSLAIVHKNIGYELRSAVPIAFDCEYVRTLGYGAVDFLLNPNATTAQLDGALVCIIGGKLENLSFAALQDPKTGKTRVRKVDIETPSYRVAREYMIRLEKADFIDDEKLRMLAQAASSASHFCAPNEFYDRYCYLTRDLRGNL